A single region of the Marinobacter bohaiensis genome encodes:
- a CDS encoding 5-bromo-4-chloroindolyl phosphate hydrolysis family protein encodes MKHPESGLALSEIGRSLLAGGVSAATVLGVGVLGTLPAPAFVYAGLVGGLMFVGLMLVIPRKMTLQERLRASGGLSDAQAAEMGRFIAATGAHIRRLEKQARKVPSQREMIEDIALWARRIVANVQEDPTDLSRSTRFEVHLESAADVVRKLADIKGKDRGANSEVIADIVDKSEAVLTDIRDSFEQQYHSNLENNIRDVDVDLDVLKGALERQGLG; translated from the coding sequence ATGAAGCACCCGGAGAGCGGATTGGCCCTGTCGGAGATCGGCCGGTCGCTGTTGGCGGGCGGCGTGTCCGCCGCGACGGTCCTCGGGGTGGGCGTCCTGGGCACGTTGCCCGCGCCCGCGTTTGTCTACGCCGGACTGGTGGGCGGTCTTATGTTCGTCGGGCTGATGCTGGTGATTCCCCGGAAGATGACGCTGCAGGAGCGCCTGCGGGCGTCCGGTGGCCTGTCGGACGCCCAGGCGGCGGAGATGGGACGCTTCATCGCCGCGACCGGTGCGCATATCCGGCGGCTGGAGAAACAGGCCCGGAAAGTCCCCTCGCAGCGGGAGATGATCGAGGACATCGCTCTCTGGGCCCGGCGCATTGTCGCCAACGTGCAGGAAGACCCCACGGACCTGAGTCGATCGACCCGTTTTGAGGTTCACCTGGAGTCGGCGGCCGATGTCGTGCGCAAGCTGGCCGACATCAAGGGCAAGGACCGGGGCGCCAACAGCGAGGTGATCGCCGACATCGTGGACAAGAGCGAAGCGGTACTGACCGACATTCGCGACTCGTTCGAACAGCAATATCACAGCAACCTCGAAAACAACATTCGGGACGTGGATGTCGATCTGGACGTCCTCAAAGGAGCTCTGGAACGCCAGGGACTCGGCTAA
- a CDS encoding glycine betaine ABC transporter substrate-binding protein yields the protein MNKTSKLFKRPVRMIAAALLMATSVVLPAQAAGNRPDVIIGWTTWGDAEIVSKMAAIVLQQGMKKDVELTLADISVQYRGVADGDLDAMLMSWQPLTHKKYLEKYGDRLDDLGPIYEGANLGLAVPAYVPESELKSVADLAKPAVREQLDGKIQGISPNAGISGMTEDAMQAYGLDYDLLPGTGPKMAMEIGKAVRKDRWIVATAWRPHWKWAQYDLRYLDDPKGVFGGSESVHAVVTKGFEQSHPDIAGFFKRMNLSVSEVEALMNEARKTSHREAIYAWVKAHPDRVEYWMTGNR from the coding sequence ATGAATAAGACATCGAAACTATTCAAGCGCCCGGTACGCATGATCGCCGCGGCCCTGCTTATGGCCACCTCGGTGGTGCTACCGGCCCAGGCCGCCGGCAATCGTCCTGACGTCATCATTGGCTGGACCACCTGGGGCGATGCGGAGATCGTCTCCAAGATGGCCGCCATCGTGCTCCAGCAGGGGATGAAGAAAGACGTCGAGCTCACCCTGGCCGATATTTCCGTGCAGTATCGCGGGGTGGCCGACGGCGACCTGGACGCCATGCTGATGTCCTGGCAGCCGCTGACCCACAAGAAGTACCTCGAGAAGTACGGCGACCGCCTGGACGATCTGGGCCCGATCTACGAAGGCGCCAACCTGGGGCTGGCGGTGCCCGCCTACGTGCCGGAATCCGAACTGAAATCCGTTGCTGATCTTGCCAAGCCGGCGGTCAGGGAGCAGCTCGATGGCAAGATCCAGGGCATCAGCCCCAACGCCGGTATTTCCGGCATGACCGAGGACGCGATGCAGGCCTACGGCCTGGACTACGACCTGCTTCCGGGCACCGGTCCCAAGATGGCCATGGAGATTGGCAAGGCGGTCCGGAAGGATCGCTGGATCGTCGCGACGGCCTGGCGTCCGCACTGGAAATGGGCCCAGTACGATCTGCGCTACCTGGACGATCCGAAAGGCGTGTTCGGGGGCAGTGAGTCGGTGCACGCTGTCGTCACCAAGGGCTTTGAACAGTCGCATCCGGACATTGCCGGGTTCTTCAAACGCATGAACCTGTCCGTTTCGGAAGTGGAGGCCCTGATGAACGAAGCCCGCAAGACCAGCCATCGCGAGGCGATCTACGCCTGGGTCAAGGCCCACCCGGACCGGGTTGAGTACTGGATGACAGGAAACCGGTAA
- a CDS encoding toxic anion resistance protein, whose protein sequence is MESQAVSMTESKAAGSAGLLDENNQLVAGQDGMDAEKQARIDELKNQIDLDDSQSIIVFGSAQQSRMAALSKDMIGGVKNKDAGPAGALLNDMLVQVRGLDTSDLKDGKSPGFFRKLFGAIEPLAKFIQQFESIESQVNAIERKLEKEIMTLSKDVGMLEKLYDGVVEHYEELEYFIAAGEVRLKEVNEVEIPKLQADAEASDDMMAAQRLREVQAAATDLERKVHDLKLTRQTTMQFLPTIMMTQENDKALINKMNSSLVNTLSLWHVQIAQSIAMANTRNAAETQKAVSDMNNQLLEANATNLKESNAAVRKEMERGIFDIESIEKSNQTLIDAINESLQLAQEGREKRADAEQRLVQCESSLKEALRSN, encoded by the coding sequence ATGGAATCCCAAGCGGTAAGCATGACCGAATCCAAGGCAGCCGGCTCGGCCGGCCTGCTGGATGAGAACAACCAGCTGGTCGCCGGGCAGGACGGCATGGACGCGGAAAAGCAGGCACGTATCGACGAGCTCAAGAACCAGATCGATCTCGACGATTCCCAGTCGATCATCGTCTTCGGCTCCGCCCAGCAGTCCAGGATGGCGGCGCTGTCCAAAGACATGATCGGTGGCGTCAAGAACAAGGATGCGGGCCCGGCCGGCGCGCTCCTGAACGACATGCTGGTGCAGGTTCGCGGCCTGGATACGTCGGATCTGAAAGACGGCAAGTCGCCGGGTTTCTTCCGGAAGCTGTTCGGCGCCATTGAACCCCTGGCGAAGTTCATCCAGCAGTTCGAGAGCATCGAGTCCCAGGTGAACGCCATCGAGCGCAAGCTCGAAAAAGAGATCATGACGCTCAGCAAGGACGTCGGCATGCTTGAGAAGCTCTACGACGGCGTCGTCGAGCATTATGAGGAGCTGGAATACTTCATTGCCGCCGGTGAGGTGCGCCTGAAGGAAGTCAACGAGGTCGAGATCCCGAAGCTGCAGGCCGACGCGGAGGCCTCCGACGACATGATGGCGGCCCAGCGCCTGCGTGAAGTCCAGGCCGCTGCCACGGATCTGGAACGTAAAGTCCACGATCTCAAGCTGACCCGCCAGACCACAATGCAGTTCCTGCCGACCATCATGATGACGCAGGAGAACGACAAGGCGCTGATCAACAAGATGAACAGCTCCCTGGTCAACACGCTGAGCCTGTGGCACGTGCAGATTGCCCAGTCCATCGCCATGGCCAACACGCGCAACGCCGCCGAAACCCAGAAAGCGGTGTCGGACATGAACAACCAGTTGCTGGAGGCCAACGCGACCAACCTCAAGGAGTCCAACGCGGCGGTTCGCAAGGAGATGGAGCGGGGCATCTTCGACATCGAATCGATCGAGAAATCCAACCAGACGCTCATCGACGCGATTAACGAGAGCCTCCAGCTTGCCCAGGAAGGCCGGGAAAAACGGGCCGACGCCGAGCAGCGTCTGGTGCAGTGCGAATCCTCCCTGAAGGAAGCGCTGCGCTCGAACTGA